In Gopherus evgoodei ecotype Sinaloan lineage unplaced genomic scaffold, rGopEvg1_v1.p scaffold_37_arrow_ctg1, whole genome shotgun sequence, the following proteins share a genomic window:
- the LOC115642072 gene encoding zinc finger protein 501-like: MQENYENVTSLGFPVSQPDVISHLEQGEKSWVLDLQGSEEREILRVSCTAGDAIVCEKEEQNSQQENVEQVDKHRELSQRSKRNVSKSHEQGKSCETQHTPEREQGNQPGEKMGKFISCRGTQKSIKETTTQQEILIGKTENTCSECGKNFTRRSTLSVHQRIHTGERPYKCHECGKCFTRRSALCDHQRIHTGERPYECSECGKTFTRSSHLIAHQRIHTGERPYKCRECGKTFYCHSNLIAHQKIHTGEWPCKCNECGKYFTESSALSAHQRIHMGKTPFECLECGKTFSRSSHLIRHQTVHTGERPYECSECGKTFSHSSHLIRHQTVHTGERPYECSECGKTFSFSSHLIRHQTVHTWESPYECSECGKTFSRSSHLIRHQRFHTGESPFECIECGKTFSCSWNLIRHQKIHTSERTYESSECGKTLGSKEILSNSTS; encoded by the exons ggtttccagtttcccaGCCTGATGTGATCTCCCATCTGGAACAAGGGGAAAAGTCATGGGTCCTAGacctccagggttcagaggaaagagagatcctgagagtttcctgcacag caggtgatgcaatagtatgtgagaaagaggagcagaattctcagcaggaaaaTGTTGAGCAAGTGGATAAACACAGAGAATTATCGCAAAGATCAAAAAGAAATGTGTCGAAGAGTCATGAGCAGGGAAAATCATGCGAGACTCAGCACACaccagaaagagagcagggaaaccagccaGGAGAGAAAATGGGTAAATTTATTTCCTGTCGGGGAACTCAGAAGAGCATCAAGGAAACCACAACACAGCAGGAAATCCTCATAGGAAAGACTGAAAAtacatgcagtgagtgtgggaaaaacttcactcgAAGATCAACCctctctgttcatcagagaatccacacaggggagcggCCCTATAAATGCCATGAATGTGGAAAATGCTTCACTCGAAGATCAGCCCTTTGTgatcatcagagaatccacacaggggagaggccctatgaatgcagtgagtgtgggaaaaccttcactcgcAGCTCACACCTTATTGCCCATcaaagaatccacacaggggagcggccctataaatgccgtgagtgtgggaaaaccttctaTTGCCACTCAAACCTTATTGCCCATCAaaaaatccacacaggggagtggCCCTGTAAATGCAATGAGTGTGGGAAATACTTCACTGAGAGCTCAGCCctttctgcacatcagagaatccacatggGGAAGACGCCCTTTgaatgccttgagtgtgggaaaaccttcagtcGCAGCTCGCACCTTATTAGACATCAGAcagtccacacaggggagaggccctatgaatgcagtgagtgtgggaaaaccttcagtcACAGCTCGCACCTTATTAGACATCAGAcagtccacacaggggagaggccctatgaatgcagtgagtgtgggaaaaccttcagttTCAGCTCACATCTTATTAGGCATCAGACAGTCCACACATGGGAGAgcccctatgaatgcagtgagtgtgggaaaaccttcagtcGCAGCTCGCACCTTATTAGGCATCAGAGATTCCACACTGGGGAGAGCCCCTTTGAATGcattgagtgtgggaaaaccttcagttgcagctggaaccttattaggcatcagaaaatccacacaagTGAGAGAACCTATGaaagcagtgagtgtgggaaaaccttagGGTCCAAAGAAATTTTGTCCAACTCCACTTCCTAG